The following are from one region of the Bradyrhizobium septentrionale genome:
- the lpxB gene encoding lipid-A-disaccharide synthase, which translates to MQARPPSTPRKIFLIATEESGDRLGAALMKVLRQRLGDAVQFSGVGGRAMTSEGITPLFPIEELSIMGFAAVVKQLPKILRLIRRTADAVLADAPDMLVIIDSPDFTHRVARRVRARNPDIPIVDYVSPSVWAWRPGRARAMRGYVDHVLALLPFEPEEYRKLQGPPCSYVGHPLTEQFASLRPNAEEQKRRDAAPPVLLVLPGSRRSEIRHHLALFGAALGQLGKQKSFELVLPTMPHLEAMVREGIGSWPVVPRLAVGETEKRAAFRVARAALAKSGTVTLELALSGIPMVTAYRVGAAEAFILRRAIRVSSVILANLVIGSEVIPEFLQEDCTPERLAVALGEVLADTPERLRQLVAFGTMDAKMSTGDQPPSVRAADIVLATMSGRPG; encoded by the coding sequence ATGCAGGCGCGCCCTCCCAGCACGCCTCGCAAGATCTTCCTCATCGCGACCGAGGAATCCGGCGATCGGCTCGGCGCGGCGCTGATGAAGGTGCTGCGCCAGCGCCTCGGCGATGCCGTGCAGTTTTCCGGCGTCGGCGGCCGGGCGATGACAAGCGAGGGCATCACGCCGCTGTTCCCGATCGAGGAACTGTCGATCATGGGCTTTGCCGCCGTGGTGAAGCAACTGCCGAAAATCCTGCGATTGATCCGCCGCACCGCCGACGCGGTGCTCGCTGATGCGCCCGACATGCTCGTCATCATCGACAGCCCGGACTTCACCCACCGCGTCGCCCGCCGCGTCCGCGCCCGCAACCCTGATATCCCGATCGTCGATTACGTGTCGCCGTCGGTGTGGGCGTGGCGGCCGGGCAGGGCGCGCGCGATGCGGGGCTACGTCGATCACGTGCTCGCGCTGCTGCCCTTTGAGCCCGAGGAATATCGCAAGCTGCAGGGACCGCCGTGCAGCTATGTCGGCCATCCCCTGACCGAGCAATTCGCCTCGCTGCGGCCGAACGCGGAGGAGCAGAAGCGCCGCGACGCCGCGCCGCCGGTGCTGCTGGTGCTGCCGGGCAGCCGACGCAGCGAGATCAGGCATCATCTGGCGCTGTTCGGCGCGGCGCTCGGTCAGCTCGGCAAGCAGAAATCGTTCGAGCTCGTGCTCCCCACCATGCCGCATCTCGAGGCGATGGTGCGCGAAGGCATCGGGTCGTGGCCAGTGGTGCCACGGCTCGCGGTCGGCGAGACCGAGAAACGTGCCGCATTCCGCGTGGCGCGCGCCGCGCTCGCGAAGTCGGGCACCGTGACGCTCGAGCTCGCGCTGTCGGGCATTCCGATGGTGACGGCCTATCGCGTCGGCGCCGCCGAGGCGTTCATCCTGCGCCGTGCGATCCGGGTGTCGTCGGTGATCCTCGCCAATCTTGTGATCGGCAGCGAGGTCATCCCGGAATTCCTGCAGGAGGACTGCACGCCGGAGAGGCTCGCGGTGGCGCTGGGCGAGGTGCTCGCGGACACGCCCGAGCGTCTGCGTCAGCTCGTGGCGTTCGGGACGATGGATGCGAAGATGTC
- a CDS encoding LpxI family protein, with amino-acid sequence MTSAAPSLSSPVGVIAGGGAMPFAVADQLTARGITPVLFALRGACDPARAQRFRHRWISVGQLGRATRLFRDEGCRDLIFIGTLVRPALSEIRLDWGTLRLLGHVVRAFRGGDDHLLSSVGRILEQQGFRMVGIKDVAPDLLMPEGAVTRATPDGAALADIARGRGVLDALGPFDIGQAAVVIDGHVVAVEDIEGTDGLLARVARLRAEGRIRAKGGRGVLVKAPKSSQDLRFDLPTIGPRTVEGAAAAGIAGIAVIAGNTLAAEPQALIEAADARGLFVIGLAG; translated from the coding sequence ATGACGTCAGCGGCTCCCTCGCTTTCCTCGCCGGTCGGCGTCATTGCTGGTGGCGGCGCCATGCCGTTCGCGGTTGCTGACCAGCTTACGGCGCGCGGCATCACGCCGGTGCTGTTTGCGCTGCGCGGCGCCTGCGATCCCGCGCGCGCGCAGCGCTTTCGTCATCGCTGGATCTCGGTCGGCCAGCTCGGACGGGCGACCCGGCTATTCCGCGACGAAGGCTGCCGCGATCTGATCTTCATCGGCACGCTGGTGCGTCCGGCGCTGTCGGAGATCCGGCTCGACTGGGGCACGCTGCGCCTGCTCGGCCATGTCGTGCGCGCGTTTCGCGGCGGCGACGATCATCTGTTGTCGAGTGTCGGCCGCATCCTCGAGCAGCAGGGATTCCGCATGGTCGGAATCAAGGATGTCGCACCCGATCTCCTGATGCCCGAGGGCGCCGTGACGCGCGCGACGCCGGACGGTGCCGCGCTTGCCGATATCGCGCGCGGCCGCGGGGTGCTCGACGCGCTCGGCCCGTTCGACATCGGCCAGGCGGCGGTGGTGATCGACGGGCACGTGGTTGCGGTCGAGGACATCGAAGGCACCGATGGGCTGCTGGCGCGGGTGGCGCGGCTGCGCGCCGAGGGCCGCATTCGCGCCAAGGGCGGCCGCGGCGTGCTGGTGAAGGCGCCGAAGAGCAGCCAGGACCTGCGCTTCGATCTGCCGACCATCGGTCCGCGGACGGTCGAGGGCGCGGCCGCGGCCGGCATCGCCGGCATTGCCGTGATCGCCGGTAACACGCTGGCCGCCGAACCGCAGGCCCTGATCGAGGCCGCCGACGCCAGGGGGCTCTTTGTCATCGGACTGGCGGGCTGA